The following are encoded together in the Geobacter sulfurreducens PCA genome:
- a CDS encoding ribonuclease Z: protein MPPLFHPHLVNGPFDDPGLYVDFLFERRAVLFDLGDTAPLPPRKVLRLSHIFVSHTHVDHFIGFDRVVRLCLGREKRLHLLGPPGFVDQVAARLAGYTWNLVETFPTDFTLAAAELHPDGSVHSAEFHCLAAFSRDNERRDRAAGGVLLDEEAFRVRSVFLDHGIPCLAFALEEKNHVHILKNRLREAGLPTGAWLAELKRAILGGRDDGEPFRAWWRDGGKECEAWFPLGELRERFTKTVAGQKIVYVTDAAPTPENRRLIVELAAGADYLFIEAPFLDEERERAGDRCHLTARIAGELGRDAGVARVVPFHFSPRYMGRESLLRDEVERAFRG, encoded by the coding sequence ATGCCGCCACTCTTTCACCCTCATCTCGTGAACGGCCCTTTCGATGATCCGGGACTCTACGTCGATTTTCTGTTCGAGCGGCGGGCGGTCCTGTTTGACCTGGGCGACACGGCTCCGCTGCCGCCCAGGAAGGTGCTCCGTCTCTCCCACATCTTCGTCTCCCACACCCATGTGGACCACTTCATAGGCTTCGACCGGGTGGTAAGGCTCTGCCTCGGCCGGGAAAAACGGCTTCACCTGCTCGGGCCGCCCGGATTCGTCGACCAAGTGGCCGCCCGACTGGCGGGATACACCTGGAACCTGGTGGAAACCTTCCCCACCGACTTCACCCTCGCTGCCGCCGAGCTTCATCCGGACGGAAGCGTTCACAGCGCGGAGTTTCATTGCCTTGCCGCGTTTTCGAGGGACAACGAGCGGCGGGATCGCGCCGCCGGCGGAGTGCTTCTGGATGAAGAGGCATTCCGCGTCAGAAGCGTCTTCCTCGATCACGGCATCCCCTGCCTCGCCTTTGCCCTGGAAGAAAAAAACCACGTGCACATTCTCAAGAACCGCCTGCGGGAGGCGGGATTACCGACTGGGGCGTGGCTGGCGGAACTCAAACGGGCAATCCTGGGCGGCAGGGACGACGGGGAGCCCTTCAGGGCATGGTGGCGGGACGGTGGAAAAGAATGCGAGGCGTGGTTCCCTCTCGGCGAACTGCGGGAGCGTTTTACCAAAACCGTGGCCGGACAGAAAATTGTCTACGTCACGGACGCAGCACCGACCCCGGAAAACCGGCGTCTCATCGTGGAGCTGGCGGCCGGTGCCGATTACCTCTTCATAGAGGCCCCCTTCCTGGATGAAGAGCGGGAGCGCGCCGGCGACCGATGTCATCTGACCGCCCGCATTGCAGGCGAACTGGGCAGGGATGCGGGCGTTGCGCGGGTGGTCCCGTTCCACTTTTCCCCCCGTTACATGGGAAGGGAATCGCTACTGCGGGATGAAGTGGAGCGGGCCTTCAGGGGGTGA
- a CDS encoding PilZ domain-containing protein, whose protein sequence is MVEKRKTGRSKKRLSLRFGTDTPSRLAFTEDVSPRGLFIKTTNLCPPGTLIQIELELPDSEPVFLEGMVRWSKKVPPQVIHLVRKSGMGIKITQFIAGEERYRRFIDELRRTP, encoded by the coding sequence ATGGTTGAGAAACGGAAGACGGGGAGGTCAAAAAAACGCCTGTCGCTCAGGTTCGGAACCGATACCCCCAGTCGGCTCGCCTTCACTGAAGATGTCTCGCCCCGCGGCCTCTTCATCAAGACCACCAACCTCTGCCCGCCGGGCACCCTCATCCAGATCGAACTGGAGCTGCCCGATAGCGAGCCGGTCTTTCTGGAAGGGATGGTCAGGTGGTCCAAAAAGGTCCCCCCCCAGGTCATCCATCTCGTCAGGAAGAGCGGGATGGGCATCAAGATTACCCAGTTCATCGCCGGCGAGGAGCGCTACCGGCGCTTTATTGACGAACTGCGCCGCACTCCGTAG
- a CDS encoding sulfurtransferase TusA family protein, with protein sequence METIEFDIRGQICPSTLLTALKEINRHRTSLKNGNCVLVFLTDNRDATITIPETVRNMGYGGQVEKRNGYYVLTISQAGGSDGPH encoded by the coding sequence ATGGAAACCATTGAATTCGACATCCGCGGCCAGATCTGCCCCTCCACGCTGCTGACTGCGCTGAAGGAAATCAACCGCCACCGCACCAGCCTCAAAAACGGGAACTGCGTGCTCGTGTTCCTGACCGACAATCGGGATGCAACCATCACGATCCCGGAAACGGTGCGCAACATGGGATATGGGGGCCAGGTGGAAAAACGGAACGGATACTACGTGCTGACGATCTCACAGGCGGGCGGAAGCGATGGGCCTCATTGA
- a CDS encoding PAS domain-containing protein, with the protein MKSFFGNLSGRDEIRRLRRENEELAERERKAIAYIREKTNHLLTTIGTLPLRHEELDDRSLLEVDPIGIVCDSFEQILEHMKEVNAELKLAHDEIQGIFDCSDAAIFVLDTSMNIQASNSQARKIFAYDGNPIGKTCDEIICRTKYPEGCIFTSIIASKRAERRSECGRVGRWFNVHGAPIKNRFGDITHVVLFYTDITEEKRVLDTLREREGMYDLILDNASDLFQSIAIDGSINYVNRAWRTTLGYTDDDLATLSIFDVIHPESVDHCREIFMRLLAGARSGPVSFSFVTKHGRIVPVTGSVSCNFRDGKPYATCGIFHIMSGVGQDNATAGPDKESRAGGQRAG; encoded by the coding sequence TTGAAATCATTTTTCGGCAATCTGTCCGGCAGGGACGAGATACGCCGGCTCCGCAGGGAAAACGAGGAACTGGCCGAGCGGGAGCGCAAGGCTATCGCCTATATCCGGGAGAAGACGAACCACCTGCTGACCACCATCGGTACCCTCCCCCTGCGCCACGAAGAGCTTGACGACCGCAGCCTGCTGGAAGTGGATCCCATCGGCATCGTCTGCGATTCCTTCGAACAGATTCTTGAGCACATGAAAGAGGTGAATGCCGAGCTGAAGCTGGCCCATGACGAGATCCAGGGAATCTTCGACTGTTCCGACGCCGCCATTTTCGTGCTGGACACCTCGATGAACATCCAGGCGAGCAACTCCCAGGCCCGGAAAATATTCGCCTACGACGGCAACCCCATCGGGAAGACCTGCGACGAAATCATCTGCCGCACGAAATATCCCGAAGGCTGCATTTTCACGAGCATCATAGCCTCGAAACGCGCCGAGCGGCGCAGCGAGTGCGGCCGCGTCGGGAGATGGTTCAACGTCCACGGCGCCCCCATCAAGAACCGCTTCGGCGACATCACCCACGTGGTTCTCTTCTACACGGACATTACCGAGGAGAAGCGGGTGCTCGATACGCTCCGCGAACGCGAGGGGATGTATGACCTGATCCTCGACAATGCCAGCGACTTGTTCCAGAGCATAGCCATCGACGGTTCAATCAACTATGTGAACCGGGCATGGCGTACCACTCTGGGCTACACTGACGACGATCTCGCCACGCTCTCAATCTTCGACGTCATTCATCCTGAGTCCGTGGATCATTGCCGCGAGATATTCATGAGACTGCTGGCCGGCGCGCGTTCAGGGCCGGTCTCCTTCTCGTTCGTAACAAAACACGGCCGGATCGTACCGGTCACCGGCTCCGTATCGTGCAATTTCCGGGACGGGAAACCCTATGCCACCTGCGGCATTTTCCACATCATGTCCGGCGTCGGCCAGGACAACGCCACCGCCGGCCCCGACAAGGAGAGCCGGGCCGGCGGCCAGCGCGCCGGCTGA
- a CDS encoding DUF2156 domain-containing protein, with amino-acid sequence MEIPCHPDSRPLALADKPLLDALFTELQPRVSELTFANLYLFRGIHDYRLTRLGDALVVLGRGYGGEAYALPPLSGDVTGALRTLLADGFTIYGADDTFLERHGADAAITVEEDRDGFDYLYLRSDLADLPGNRFHKKKNRINYFAARHPFEVRVFGPDHRQGCLALLDEWRRVRDAAGSTSLDPETAAAAEAVTLSAELGLEGVVIAVEGRVGAFALGERLNRETAVCHFEKSDPFMEGISQLVNREFCRLFTDCTFVNREQDLGEPGLRTAKLSYHPVELVRKFWLRKTPEP; translated from the coding sequence ATGGAGATTCCCTGCCACCCCGACTCCCGCCCCCTTGCCCTGGCGGACAAGCCGCTGCTGGACGCCCTGTTCACAGAGCTTCAGCCCCGTGTGTCCGAACTGACGTTCGCCAATCTCTACCTGTTCCGCGGGATTCACGACTACCGCCTCACTCGGCTGGGAGACGCGCTGGTGGTGCTCGGCCGGGGCTACGGCGGCGAGGCGTACGCCCTGCCGCCCCTCTCCGGCGACGTTACGGGAGCGCTCCGCACACTTCTGGCGGACGGCTTCACCATCTACGGGGCCGATGACACCTTTCTGGAACGCCATGGGGCGGATGCAGCCATCACGGTCGAAGAAGACCGTGATGGCTTCGACTACCTCTATCTCCGATCGGATCTGGCCGATCTCCCCGGTAACCGCTTCCACAAGAAGAAGAACCGGATCAACTATTTTGCCGCGCGTCATCCCTTCGAGGTGCGGGTGTTCGGGCCGGACCACCGGCAAGGATGCTTGGCGCTGCTCGACGAGTGGCGCCGGGTGCGCGATGCCGCCGGCAGTACGTCGCTCGACCCGGAAACGGCCGCTGCCGCCGAAGCGGTGACTCTGTCCGCCGAGTTGGGGCTCGAAGGGGTGGTGATTGCCGTGGAGGGGAGGGTGGGGGCCTTTGCCCTGGGAGAACGGCTCAACCGAGAGACCGCCGTCTGTCACTTCGAAAAGTCCGACCCCTTCATGGAAGGGATTTCCCAACTGGTGAACCGGGAGTTCTGTCGTCTCTTCACCGACTGCACCTTCGTGAACCGCGAGCAGGACCTGGGCGAGCCGGGCCTGCGCACCGCCAAGCTCTCCTACCACCCGGTGGAACTGGTGCGCAAGTTCTGGTTGCGGAAAACCCCGGAACCATGA
- a CDS encoding YchJ family protein: MTNLCPCGTGKSFGECCEPLVTGARAALTAEELMRSRYTAYTRAEIGYIHDTTHPDHRADFDEKGTREWAESSQWEGLEILATAGGGPADTEGRVEFIARYRDTGGRRTHHELAEFRKVDDAWYFTDGYGIKPQPAVSTKIGRNDPCTCGSGKKYKKCCGA; the protein is encoded by the coding sequence ATGACCAACCTTTGTCCCTGCGGTACCGGCAAAAGCTTCGGCGAGTGCTGTGAGCCCCTCGTCACAGGCGCGCGCGCAGCTCTCACCGCCGAAGAGCTGATGCGTTCGCGCTACACCGCTTATACCCGTGCGGAGATAGGCTATATCCACGACACCACACATCCGGACCACCGGGCCGATTTCGACGAGAAGGGAACCCGCGAGTGGGCCGAATCATCCCAGTGGGAGGGGCTCGAAATCCTTGCCACTGCCGGCGGAGGACCCGCCGACACCGAGGGACGGGTTGAGTTCATCGCCCGTTACCGCGACACCGGAGGGCGCCGCACCCACCATGAACTGGCCGAGTTCCGCAAGGTCGATGATGCCTGGTATTTTACCGACGGCTATGGGATCAAGCCCCAGCCCGCCGTGAGCACTAAGATCGGGCGCAATGATCCGTGCACCTGCGGTAGCGGCAAGAAGTACAAAAAGTGTTGCGGCGCCTGA
- a CDS encoding DUF4149 domain-containing protein, which produces MSFVSALCRLAVALWVGGATLFTFVLTPTIFRSESRDAAGRIVGYLFPGYFRWGLACGAVALVALLVVRGKNWIPAAALMVVMLAVTAFQALHIEPKAAELKRQIPSFETTTKDHPLRREFSKLHGISAACNLSVIAGGVVLVILL; this is translated from the coding sequence GTGTCATTTGTTTCCGCTCTCTGCCGCCTGGCCGTCGCCCTGTGGGTCGGCGGCGCAACCCTGTTCACCTTTGTCCTGACCCCGACCATCTTCCGTTCCGAGAGTCGTGACGCAGCAGGGCGTATCGTCGGCTACCTCTTCCCGGGCTACTTCCGCTGGGGGCTCGCCTGCGGTGCCGTGGCCCTGGTGGCGCTCCTGGTCGTCAGGGGAAAGAACTGGATTCCGGCCGCGGCCCTGATGGTGGTGATGCTTGCCGTCACGGCGTTCCAGGCCCTCCACATCGAGCCGAAGGCCGCGGAGCTCAAGCGCCAGATCCCCTCTTTCGAAACCACCACCAAGGATCATCCTCTCAGGCGCGAGTTTTCGAAGCTCCACGGGATTTCTGCGGCGTGCAACCTGTCGGTGATTGCCGGCGGGGTGGTGCTGGTTATCCTGCTCTAG
- a CDS encoding sensor histidine kinase: protein MSDPPKNGIESIIVTTLVALTAFWFADTVIDAVIPQMGCECGLLHAPTVRASLFHLIPLIAQLLLIFFVRRLFRERRLLVRKLEAAVATTLDEKARTDAVIAAVGDGVCMLDRGFRIVYQNRAHERLLGEHGGERCSDAYGEDPDACRDCPMARAMDTGEVCTGSRRFISKGETRLLEITSSPVRNAAGEIVAGVEVVRDVTERRRSEEEIKSLNAALERRARDLAANNRELEAFSHSLSHDLSAPLAKISCAVETLRETYGEQMGDDGRFLLSCICEGSSQMDDLMEALLALNQVSRKDLRREKVDMGALVSQLALDLRRSEPARRIDFVIAPDLTAEGDPSMLRVALQNLLSNAWKFTRNVDGGRIEFGSVDRNGERVFYLRDNGAGFDMRQVGRIFEVFQRLHDESLFPGTGVGLATVQRVIERHGGTVTAHGVPGHGATFTFTLP from the coding sequence ATGAGTGACCCGCCTAAAAACGGTATTGAATCGATCATCGTCACGACCCTCGTGGCGCTTACGGCCTTCTGGTTCGCCGACACGGTGATCGATGCCGTCATTCCCCAGATGGGATGTGAATGCGGCCTCCTTCACGCTCCGACCGTGCGTGCCTCTCTGTTCCACCTGATCCCCCTCATTGCGCAACTGCTGCTCATTTTCTTCGTCCGCAGACTGTTCAGGGAGCGCCGGCTGCTGGTCCGGAAGCTGGAAGCGGCGGTGGCCACTACCCTGGATGAAAAGGCCAGGACCGATGCCGTCATTGCCGCGGTCGGCGACGGAGTCTGCATGCTCGACCGGGGTTTCCGCATCGTCTACCAGAACCGGGCCCATGAGCGCCTGCTCGGCGAGCACGGTGGAGAACGCTGCTCCGACGCATACGGCGAAGACCCGGATGCCTGCCGTGACTGTCCCATGGCCCGCGCCATGGATACGGGCGAGGTATGCACGGGAAGCCGCCGGTTCATCAGCAAGGGGGAGACGCGTCTTCTGGAGATCACCTCCTCGCCGGTGCGCAATGCCGCCGGTGAAATCGTCGCCGGCGTCGAGGTGGTTCGCGATGTGACCGAGCGCAGGCGCAGCGAGGAGGAAATCAAGTCCCTCAATGCCGCCTTGGAGCGCCGCGCCAGGGATCTGGCAGCCAATAACCGGGAGTTGGAGGCGTTCAGCCATTCTCTCTCCCACGATCTGAGCGCCCCGCTCGCCAAGATATCCTGCGCTGTTGAGACGCTGCGGGAAACCTACGGCGAGCAAATGGGCGACGACGGTCGGTTCCTGTTGTCGTGTATCTGCGAAGGGAGTTCCCAGATGGATGACCTCATGGAAGCCCTCCTTGCCTTGAACCAGGTTTCGCGAAAAGACCTCCGCCGTGAAAAAGTCGACATGGGAGCACTAGTCAGCCAGCTCGCTCTGGACCTGCGCCGGTCGGAGCCGGCCCGCCGGATCGATTTTGTCATTGCCCCCGATCTGACGGCCGAGGGGGACCCCTCAATGCTCCGTGTGGCCTTGCAGAACCTGCTGTCCAATGCCTGGAAATTCACCCGGAACGTGGATGGCGGCCGGATAGAATTCGGCTCCGTTGACCGCAACGGCGAACGAGTCTTTTATCTTCGCGACAATGGCGCCGGTTTTGACATGAGGCAAGTGGGACGGATATTCGAGGTGTTCCAGCGGCTCCACGACGAGAGCCTGTTCCCGGGCACCGGAGTGGGGCTCGCCACCGTACAACGGGTCATCGAGCGGCACGGCGGCACCGTTACCGCCCACGGCGTGCCGGGCCATGGGGCAACCTTCACCTTCACCCTGCCGTAG
- a CDS encoding class I SAM-dependent methyltransferase, with amino-acid sequence MNDQVRLHYETWVYPRYPLAASVRRSDTYALSLDALYARFNGTLPPAAARRILLAGCGSFSPYPTAVANPGVPVTALDLSAANLRRARLHAWMHGRFGISFEQGDLMDPAAAQGEYGFIDSFGVIHHLADPLAGLRALERRLAPGGILRLMVYSRGARRVVESARRALRFAGVRDVARLKDLLRRSPPGSRLSHAVEASGEGGGDAGLADALLHPRARIFSIDELMAMVGETGLVPLRFAHSRALAEPGAEVVRLRGLEQAGEPVPNFVLYLGREPRGGCGLAPDALLMLNPALRHDVGVLRLAPLAVPPRLGLKNPVLGFADRRFLRRFSTPLPVSALTPTDRERVGPFLDALFVIPFR; translated from the coding sequence ATGAACGATCAGGTCCGCCTCCACTACGAAACCTGGGTCTACCCCCGCTATCCGCTCGCTGCTTCGGTGCGGCGGAGCGACACCTATGCCCTGAGTCTCGACGCTCTCTATGCCCGCTTCAACGGCACGCTGCCGCCGGCTGCGGCCCGCCGTATCCTCCTTGCCGGCTGCGGCAGTTTTTCCCCCTACCCCACGGCGGTGGCAAACCCCGGCGTACCGGTCACCGCCCTGGACCTCTCCGCCGCCAACCTCAGGCGGGCCCGGCTCCATGCCTGGATGCACGGCAGGTTCGGCATTTCCTTCGAACAGGGAGACCTGATGGACCCGGCCGCGGCCCAAGGAGAGTACGGCTTCATCGATTCCTTCGGCGTTATCCACCACCTTGCCGACCCTCTGGCGGGACTGCGGGCCCTGGAGCGGCGGCTGGCGCCGGGGGGGATCCTCCGGCTCATGGTCTACAGCCGGGGCGCGCGACGGGTGGTGGAGTCGGCCCGCCGGGCCCTGCGATTCGCCGGCGTGCGGGACGTGGCGCGGCTCAAGGATCTTCTGCGCCGTTCGCCGCCGGGGTCGAGGCTCAGCCATGCCGTGGAGGCCTCGGGCGAAGGGGGAGGGGACGCGGGGCTTGCCGACGCCCTGCTTCATCCCCGCGCCCGCATCTTCAGCATTGACGAGCTTATGGCCATGGTGGGGGAAACCGGTCTTGTTCCGCTCCGTTTCGCCCATTCCCGGGCCCTTGCCGAGCCGGGGGCCGAGGTGGTGCGTCTGCGCGGGCTAGAGCAGGCCGGTGAACCGGTGCCCAACTTCGTACTCTACCTGGGGCGCGAGCCCCGGGGCGGCTGCGGCCTCGCCCCGGACGCGCTCCTGATGCTCAATCCGGCCCTCCGGCACGATGTGGGCGTTCTCCGTCTCGCGCCGCTGGCCGTACCTCCCCGTCTCGGCCTCAAGAATCCCGTGCTCGGCTTTGCCGATCGGCGGTTTTTGAGGCGCTTCAGCACACCGCTGCCGGTGAGCGCGTTGACTCCGACAGACCGGGAGCGTGTTGGCCCCTTCCTCGATGCTCTGTTCGTCATCCCGTTCCGGTAG
- a CDS encoding secondary thiamine-phosphate synthase enzyme YjbQ, with translation MIRHLEFKSRTRTDMIDITSAVQEQVRSAAVRNGVCHLFVLHTTAGITINEGADPAVQRDMVNFLDRLVPIDPYFTHAEGNSDAHIKSTLTGTSLTVFIVEGKLLLGSWQSIYLCEFDGPRHRRVAVKVVPDP, from the coding sequence ATGATCAGGCACCTGGAATTCAAGAGCAGAACGCGAACCGACATGATCGACATCACGTCCGCGGTGCAGGAGCAGGTGCGGTCCGCCGCCGTCCGGAACGGCGTGTGCCACTTGTTCGTGCTTCACACCACGGCGGGAATCACCATCAACGAGGGGGCCGACCCGGCTGTTCAGCGCGACATGGTCAACTTTCTCGATCGGCTTGTCCCCATCGATCCGTACTTCACCCACGCGGAAGGAAATTCGGACGCACACATCAAATCAACCCTCACGGGAACCTCGCTGACAGTCTTCATTGTGGAGGGGAAATTGCTGCTCGGCAGCTGGCAGTCGATCTACCTCTGTGAATTCGACGGACCGCGTCATCGACGGGTGGCCGTCAAGGTGGTACCCGACCCCTGA
- a CDS encoding YeeE/YedE family protein, protein MTGDPASLVAAGLLLGMVAGFVMHRSDFCMAGAFRDLFLFGSATMLRPVLLMSAAAMVLFEVARVCGLVPLYPFPLFGVPSASNLAGGAIFGVGMVLAGGCVVGTLYRVGAGNVAAMVTLAGLVAGSALYAEIHPVWKRLADATAMPAMGVTVPAFLGIEPYWLTTPLAIVAALIVFHWQRRGMLTRQAQVEGYLQPWWTALALAGVSLLSVMATTMPLGVTTSYTKAGGWLLDRVIPGHIAERNYFLALPLNLAATTPLGEVPLIGGPAPVTDAIALVQVPVIAGIIAGSALSALLLGELGFRYRIPARQYLAALTGGILMGLAARMAPSCNIWHLAGGLPILAWQSIIFTAGLLAGAWLGSRIIIRLLA, encoded by the coding sequence ATGACCGGGGATCCCGCATCCCTCGTGGCAGCCGGCCTGCTGCTGGGAATGGTCGCGGGATTCGTCATGCACCGTTCCGACTTCTGCATGGCGGGTGCGTTTCGCGACCTGTTCCTCTTCGGCAGCGCCACTATGCTCAGGCCAGTGCTGCTGATGTCAGCGGCTGCCATGGTCCTGTTCGAGGTCGCACGCGTGTGCGGGTTGGTGCCGCTGTACCCCTTCCCCCTTTTCGGAGTACCCTCCGCGTCGAACCTCGCGGGGGGCGCCATCTTCGGCGTCGGCATGGTGCTGGCGGGAGGGTGTGTCGTGGGGACCCTCTACCGGGTCGGGGCGGGAAACGTTGCCGCGATGGTTACACTGGCGGGGCTCGTGGCCGGGAGCGCACTCTACGCAGAGATCCACCCCGTCTGGAAGCGCCTGGCCGACGCTACCGCCATGCCGGCGATGGGGGTTACGGTCCCGGCGTTTCTGGGGATTGAACCCTATTGGCTCACAACGCCGCTGGCCATCGTAGCCGCCCTGATTGTCTTCCACTGGCAACGCCGGGGCATGCTGACCCGCCAGGCACAGGTGGAAGGCTACCTCCAGCCGTGGTGGACGGCGCTGGCGCTGGCAGGGGTCAGCCTCCTGTCCGTGATGGCCACTACCATGCCGCTGGGGGTGACAACGTCCTACACAAAGGCGGGAGGATGGCTTCTCGACCGAGTCATTCCCGGGCATATTGCCGAACGTAACTACTTTCTGGCGCTTCCGCTCAACCTTGCGGCAACGACACCCCTTGGTGAAGTGCCCCTTATCGGCGGACCCGCGCCGGTAACGGACGCAATCGCGCTTGTCCAGGTACCGGTCATCGCCGGAATCATCGCGGGCAGCGCGCTTTCCGCGCTCCTGCTGGGAGAGCTCGGCTTCCGCTACCGCATCCCGGCCCGGCAGTACCTGGCCGCCCTGACCGGTGGGATACTCATGGGCCTTGCCGCACGAATGGCTCCCTCCTGCAACATCTGGCACCTGGCCGGAGGGTTGCCGATCCTGGCGTGGCAAAGCATCATCTTTACAGCAGGGCTCCTGGCCGGAGCCTGGCTGGGGAGCAGGATCATCATCCGGCTTCTTGCATGA
- the nudC gene encoding NAD(+) diphosphatase: protein MRYPDTVNLPFNAAVLGDCFEMLHPGIPDDGAPGIWTILRGGSLVVAAQADRLVLPRGTLPDGLVAESEPVLIARWQGLPVRAVRIGSRAELPSHLAAEPFNAGDERLDDATLTLGGIAQQVLHWDLSSVRCPRCGGATERLAGGWGKHCPSCRTEHFPHIHPCAIILVRRGDEFLLVRKPEWAPGRYSLVAGFLDFGESLEECARREVREEAGVEITDIRYVGSQCWPFPSQLMAGFVAEYTGGEIRVDPDEIEDGRWFSVDRMPGSLPHHRSIARWIIERFALGDREKS, encoded by the coding sequence ATGCGGTATCCCGATACGGTCAATCTTCCCTTTAACGCAGCGGTACTCGGCGACTGCTTCGAAATGCTCCATCCCGGCATCCCCGATGATGGCGCGCCGGGCATCTGGACCATTCTGCGCGGCGGTTCGCTGGTTGTGGCCGCCCAGGCCGACCGATTGGTTCTCCCCCGTGGGACGTTGCCGGATGGGCTTGTTGCCGAGTCCGAGCCTGTCCTTATTGCCCGCTGGCAGGGGCTGCCGGTCAGGGCCGTCCGCATCGGCTCCCGGGCCGAGCTGCCGTCGCATCTGGCTGCTGAGCCGTTCAACGCAGGCGACGAACGTCTGGATGACGCAACCCTCACTCTGGGCGGCATTGCCCAGCAGGTCCTGCACTGGGATCTCTCCAGCGTCCGCTGCCCGCGTTGCGGTGGTGCCACGGAGCGTCTTGCCGGCGGATGGGGCAAGCACTGCCCCTCGTGCCGGACCGAGCATTTTCCCCACATCCATCCCTGCGCCATCATCCTCGTCAGGAGGGGAGACGAGTTTCTCCTGGTTCGCAAGCCCGAGTGGGCGCCCGGGCGTTATAGCCTCGTGGCCGGTTTTCTCGATTTCGGTGAGTCGCTGGAGGAGTGCGCCCGCCGTGAGGTGCGGGAAGAGGCAGGGGTTGAGATTACCGACATCCGCTATGTGGGGAGCCAGTGCTGGCCGTTTCCGAGCCAGCTCATGGCGGGGTTCGTGGCTGAATACACCGGCGGCGAGATCCGGGTCGATCCCGATGAAATCGAGGACGGCCGCTGGTTCAGCGTGGACCGGATGCCCGGTTCGCTCCCCCATCACCGCAGCATTGCCCGGTGGATCATCGAGCGCTTTGCACTCGGGGACCGGGAAAAGTCATGA
- a CDS encoding alpha/beta fold hydrolase, whose protein sequence is MGSTSSGSFFAYSPDTSIHYRIHGCGPVSVVFIHGFAAALTTWDDLVPLFSPGRFTLYLIDLKGFGFSSKPRRGSYSLAEQAAVVTAFIQTQGLRQVVLAGHSLGGGIALLAALRANERGDDGLIDRLILLDCAAYPQRLPRFMRLLGVPVLARLGMALIPVRLIVKSTLRAVFEDPTAITAERIRRYETCFGRRGIARVLIRTVRELSRTDVSAVIQRYGEIAIRTLIIWGENDRIVRPTQGRRLVDALPSARLAVIGACGHNPHEEQPLRTYELMREFIEEGEDKGEGMSAAQRSRCPAL, encoded by the coding sequence ATGGGCAGCACTTCGTCCGGTTCCTTCTTCGCCTATTCCCCCGACACCAGCATTCACTATCGTATCCACGGCTGTGGCCCGGTGAGCGTGGTCTTTATCCACGGTTTTGCCGCGGCCCTGACCACATGGGACGATCTGGTCCCCCTCTTCTCCCCTGGCCGTTTCACCCTTTACCTGATCGACCTGAAGGGATTCGGTTTTTCGTCCAAGCCGCGGCGCGGTTCGTATTCTCTGGCAGAACAGGCCGCCGTAGTCACGGCCTTCATACAGACACAGGGCCTTCGGCAGGTCGTGCTCGCGGGGCATTCCCTCGGCGGCGGCATCGCACTGCTGGCGGCCCTCCGCGCCAACGAACGGGGTGACGACGGACTGATCGACAGGCTGATTCTCCTGGACTGTGCCGCCTACCCCCAGCGGCTTCCCCGTTTCATGCGACTGCTCGGGGTGCCGGTGCTCGCCCGGCTCGGCATGGCCCTGATCCCGGTACGCCTGATCGTCAAGTCTACCCTCCGCGCGGTATTCGAAGACCCCACCGCCATCACGGCGGAACGCATCCGGCGTTACGAAACCTGCTTCGGCAGAAGGGGGATAGCGCGGGTGCTGATCCGGACCGTGCGGGAGCTTTCACGGACCGACGTCTCAGCCGTCATTCAGCGGTATGGAGAGATAGCCATCCGCACCCTCATCATCTGGGGAGAAAACGACCGCATCGTCCGGCCGACTCAGGGCCGCCGCCTGGTTGACGCCCTGCCGTCGGCGCGGCTGGCTGTCATTGGTGCCTGCGGCCACAATCCCCACGAGGAGCAGCCGCTCCGGACCTACGAACTGATGAGGGAATTCATCGAAGAAGGAGAGGATAAGGGCGAGGGTATGAGCGCCGCGCAACGCAGCCGATGTCCTGCGCTGTAG